The Candidatus Poribacteria bacterium genome has a segment encoding these proteins:
- a CDS encoding RNA polymerase sigma factor, protein LTQETWIKAFRAINTFRADASFYSWLYRIAENVCIDYYRKQKVAHTIEPIHDINERRIIDTHPCPSHNIERQELRHHLQEAVARLTPTRKRVFLLYYVHEMPIKAIAKQIGRSEGTIKTHLRNARLQLREHLTPYLKNQHIPWLT, encoded by the coding sequence ATTTAACACAAGAGACTTGGATAAAAGCGTTTCGTGCCATCAACACCTTCCGCGCAGACGCTTCCTTTTACAGCTGGCTCTACCGCATCGCCGAAAATGTCTGTATCGATTACTACCGAAAACAGAAGGTAGCACACACCATCGAACCCATTCATGACATCAATGAACGCCGCATCATAGACACACATCCCTGTCCAAGCCACAACATTGAGCGGCAGGAACTCCGACACCATCTTCAGGAGGCTGTTGCGCGCCTGACACCGACACGCAAACGCGTCTTTCTCCTATACTATGTTCATGAAATGCCTATCAAAGCCATCGCAAAACAAATAGGTCGGAGCGAAGGTACCATCAAGACACATCTTCGCAATGCCCGCCTCCAACTCCGAGAACACCTCACCCCTTACCTGAAAAATCAACACATTCCCTGGCTCACATGA